The following proteins are co-located in the Syntrophorhabdaceae bacterium genome:
- a CDS encoding enoyl-CoA hydratase/isomerase family protein — MGYNLIVYEKKDKVAKITLNVPPSNWLTISMMKEINDALGDVKKDPTIQMLIFDHAGEKAFCDGVDVADHTEDKVDEMIEVFHRMFRNLAEMDILTVAVVNGRSLGGGCELMSFCDIVVASEKARIGQPEIAVGVYPPVAAAWFPKIIGLQKTYELLLTGKVISAKEAQTIGLVTAVLPVENFKEEVDKYLADYLNKSRPVAIWTKRAIKAGLSLDFIQALKASEIIYLKGCMSTEDAKEGITAFMEKRKAVWKDK, encoded by the coding sequence ATGGGTTATAATCTAATAGTTTATGAGAAAAAGGATAAGGTGGCAAAGATAACACTAAATGTGCCACCATCAAACTGGCTCACTATCTCCATGATGAAGGAGATAAACGATGCCCTTGGAGATGTAAAGAAAGATCCAACAATCCAGATGCTCATCTTTGATCATGCAGGAGAGAAGGCATTCTGTGACGGCGTAGATGTGGCAGACCATACAGAGGACAAGGTAGATGAAATGATAGAGGTCTTCCACAGGATGTTCCGCAATCTTGCAGAGATGGATATATTGACAGTAGCAGTGGTAAACGGTCGTTCCCTTGGTGGCGGGTGTGAACTCATGTCTTTCTGTGACATAGTTGTGGCATCAGAAAAGGCACGTATTGGTCAGCCTGAGATAGCAGTAGGTGTATATCCCCCTGTTGCAGCAGCATGGTTCCCAAAGATCATAGGGCTACAGAAGACCTATGAACTTCTCCTCACAGGTAAGGTTATAAGCGCAAAAGAGGCACAGACAATAGGCCTTGTAACAGCAGTTCTCCCTGTGGAAAACTTCAAGGAAGAGGTGGATAAATACCTTGCTGATTACCTCAACAAGAGCAGGCCTGTAGCCATATGGACAAAGAGGGCAATAAAGGCAGGGCTAAGCCTTGATTTCATCCAGGCTTTAAAGGCGTCTGAGATTATATACCTGAAGGGTTGTATGTCTACAGAAGATGCCAAAGAGGGCATTACAGCATTTATGGAAAAGAGAAAGGCTGTTTGGAAGGATAAATAG
- a CDS encoding Xaa-Pro peptidase family protein: protein MLYAPKEEIYSRIKKLRHLMENASLDGAFFHYKVDYYYLSGTMQDALLFVPLDDEPILFVKRELSRAKRESPLERIVSIRSIKEIIHHIKPMKRIGMQLDVIPYNDVIKFRELVGDGEYINSSPLTRELRKVKSPFEINLMERAAAIQKMVYEYVPQVLEEGMTEIELGGILEAYAKALGHEGLLRVRSLNYEAYTWHILSGRTGSIVSQSDSPMGGLGLSPAFPVGASMKKIKRNEPILIDFGICYHGYQADQTRMFAIGSMPKIFADGYEACREILYSVLEKVLEGLTSRELFEYSKNLADKLGYGDYYLGYKPHKVRFLAHGIGIELSELPFIAATHDYIINDGAVFAIEPKMVFPKQGSCGIENTVYIENGRYRILTHTDENIIIV, encoded by the coding sequence ATGCTTTATGCACCTAAGGAAGAGATATATTCAAGGATAAAAAAATTAAGGCACTTAATGGAAAATGCCTCGCTGGACGGGGCATTTTTCCATTATAAAGTAGACTACTATTATCTATCAGGGACTATGCAGGATGCCCTTTTGTTTGTCCCCTTAGATGATGAACCTATACTTTTTGTAAAAAGAGAGTTATCCAGGGCAAAAAGGGAATCACCCCTTGAGAGGATTGTATCCATACGTTCCATAAAAGAGATTATCCATCACATAAAACCCATGAAGCGCATTGGTATGCAGCTCGATGTGATCCCTTACAATGATGTGATAAAATTTAGAGAGCTTGTAGGTGATGGAGAGTATATCAATTCCTCTCCCCTGACACGAGAATTGAGAAAGGTAAAATCACCCTTTGAGATAAACCTTATGGAGCGAGCCGCTGCCATTCAGAAGATGGTATATGAATATGTCCCACAGGTCCTGGAAGAAGGAATGACAGAGATTGAACTGGGCGGCATACTCGAGGCATATGCCAAGGCATTGGGGCATGAGGGCCTGCTGAGGGTAAGGTCTCTAAACTATGAGGCATATACCTGGCACATATTAAGTGGTAGGACAGGCAGTATTGTAAGCCAGTCTGATTCACCCATGGGCGGTCTTGGATTGTCCCCTGCATTCCCTGTAGGTGCAAGCATGAAAAAGATAAAGAGGAATGAACCCATCCTTATTGACTTCGGTATATGCTACCACGGTTATCAGGCAGACCAGACAAGGATGTTTGCCATAGGCTCTATGCCAAAAATCTTTGCAGATGGATACGAAGCTTGCAGGGAGATTCTATATAGTGTTCTTGAAAAGGTTTTAGAAGGTCTAACAAGCAGAGAACTTTTTGAATATTCGAAAAACCTTGCTGATAAACTTGGTTATGGTGATTATTATCTTGGTTATAAGCCCCACAAGGTAAGATTCCTTGCCCATGGTATTGGTATTGAACTTTCTGAGCTACCTTTTATCGCCGCAACCCACGATTATATCATAAATGACGGTGCAGTCTTTGCTATTGAGCCAAAGATGGTATTTCCAAAGCAAGGCTCATGTGGTATTGAAAACACTGTTTATATAGAAAACGGCAGATACAGAATTCTCACCCATACAGATGAAAATATCATTATTGTATGA
- a CDS encoding sugar phosphate isomerase/epimerase family protein — MKILFSTGCIYYLPIREIFILAKEAGFDGCDLVIDWHFNKPEYLYTVKECCQILPVYSIHAPFLKIDTWGSKTNAIIQTVRIAQELNAGIINFHPPSWFSAELIFFKSFRKIEDFQKSLGAEGIRLTIENMPMVGKKLMLTPYILNDYKDLIEYGLKRNLDFTFDTTHLGTFGIDPVVGFLSFFKTGRLRNIHISDYNETESHLILGRGNMPVAKFLNTLRRLNYNGMITLEVSTGELPRAREWMIKMMKYQLSILKFHLGLDNHG, encoded by the coding sequence ATGAAGATCCTTTTTTCCACAGGATGCATATATTACCTGCCTATAAGAGAGATATTTATCCTTGCCAAAGAGGCAGGGTTTGATGGCTGTGACCTGGTAATAGACTGGCATTTTAATAAACCCGAATATCTTTATACTGTTAAGGAGTGCTGTCAGATCCTACCTGTATACTCCATACATGCACCCTTTCTGAAAATCGACACATGGGGCAGTAAGACAAACGCCATAATCCAGACAGTAAGGATTGCCCAGGAGTTGAATGCCGGTATTATAAATTTCCATCCTCCTTCATGGTTTTCCGCAGAACTCATCTTTTTCAAATCCTTTAGAAAGATAGAAGATTTCCAGAAATCTTTGGGCGCAGAAGGCATAAGGCTTACCATAGAAAATATGCCCATGGTAGGGAAAAAACTCATGCTCACCCCTTATATACTCAATGATTATAAGGATCTTATAGAATACGGGTTAAAGAGGAATCTTGATTTTACCTTTGACACCACACATTTAGGGACATTTGGCATTGACCCTGTAGTGGGTTTTCTGAGTTTCTTCAAGACAGGGAGGCTTAGAAATATCCACATAAGTGACTATAATGAAACTGAAAGTCACCTCATACTTGGCAGGGGAAACATGCCTGTGGCAAAGTTTTTAAACACCTTAAGGAGACTCAATTATAATGGTATGATTACCCTTGAGGTATCCACAGGAGAACTGCCCAGGGCAAGGGAGTGGATGATAAAGATGATGAAATACCAGCTTTCCATACTTAAATTCCATCTGGGTCTGGATAACCATGGCTAA
- the radA gene encoding DNA repair protein RadA, protein MAKKTVYVCRNCGYETYKWMGRCPRCSGWDTIDEVKEEKEKISAHEVPVIITNEDIPDERIVLGIEEMDRILGGGMTKGSSILLGGDPGIGKTTLCFEVASRMIELGFSALYVSGEESLRQLSARKKRLNLKNPFPILATNRLDDISAAMIAKRYDLVIIDSIQSIYNSRLSMLPGSTSQIRDVSSRLIMEMKANDTAHIFIGHVTKEGVIAGPKVLEHMVDTVLYFEGDKMLPYRMLRVTKNRFGPVDEVGIFQMKAHGLVSVENPSEFFVSERGSMGKGSALFPYVTGTRPIMLEVQAITPKTSFSIPRRLSLGYDINRLFIILAVLEKTTGKPFFDRDVYVNITGGIKAGEPGADLAVAASILSSLLDIHIGSDTAIFGEIGLTGEIRKIVNMDLRLKECSRLGIKRVFCPKGIDDIHDVDIIPLKNVRAFYEHLI, encoded by the coding sequence ATGGCTAAAAAGACTGTTTATGTTTGCAGAAACTGCGGATATGAAACCTATAAATGGATGGGCAGGTGTCCTCGATGCTCTGGATGGGATACCATAGATGAGGTCAAAGAGGAAAAAGAAAAGATTTCAGCCCATGAGGTTCCTGTCATCATTACAAATGAGGATATCCCTGATGAGAGGATAGTATTGGGTATAGAGGAGATGGATAGGATATTAGGCGGTGGCATGACAAAAGGTTCGTCCATCCTTCTGGGCGGAGACCCTGGAATAGGCAAGACAACCCTCTGTTTTGAGGTAGCATCCAGGATGATAGAATTAGGTTTCAGCGCACTGTATGTATCAGGAGAGGAATCATTAAGGCAGCTTTCTGCCCGGAAGAAAAGGCTCAATCTAAAAAACCCTTTCCCCATATTAGCCACCAATAGACTCGACGACATCTCTGCTGCCATGATTGCCAAGAGGTATGATTTGGTCATAATTGACTCCATACAATCTATTTATAATTCAAGGCTGTCCATGCTTCCGGGAAGCACAAGCCAGATAAGGGATGTATCATCAAGACTCATCATGGAGATGAAGGCCAACGATACTGCCCATATATTCATTGGCCATGTGACAAAAGAGGGTGTCATAGCAGGGCCAAAGGTTTTAGAGCATATGGTAGATACGGTCCTTTATTTTGAAGGCGATAAGATGCTCCCCTACAGGATGCTCAGGGTTACAAAGAACAGATTTGGACCTGTAGATGAGGTAGGTATATTTCAGATGAAAGCCCATGGACTTGTAAGCGTTGAAAATCCTTCAGAATTTTTTGTTTCAGAGAGGGGGAGTATGGGAAAGGGCAGCGCCTTGTTTCCGTATGTAACAGGCACAAGACCTATTATGCTTGAGGTTCAGGCAATTACTCCCAAGACAAGCTTCTCCATTCCCAGGCGACTATCACTGGGTTATGATATAAACAGGTTATTTATTATCCTTGCGGTCCTTGAAAAGACCACAGGTAAGCCTTTCTTTGACAGGGATGTCTATGTAAATATAACAGGCGGTATTAAGGCAGGTGAACCAGGAGCAGATCTGGCTGTGGCAGCATCTATACTTTCAAGTCTCCTTGATATCCACATAGGTAGTGATACGGCCATCTTTGGAGAGATAGGCCTCACCGGAGAGATAAGGAAGATCGTAAATATGGACTTGAGGCTCAAAGAATGTAGCAGGCTGGGTATAAAGAGGGTATTCTGCCCAAAAGGTATAGATGACATCCATGATGTAGATATCATCCCATTAAAAAACGTCAGGGCATTTTACGAGCACCTTATTTAG
- a CDS encoding universal stress protein, with protein sequence MIKKILCPVDFSEFTNDIIMFAVEIAKRFDAELHLLHVIPNLNYFTPYESFMTPENLVAIERSIEKEIEKDFEKIAKKIDIPFKKVIKTGVAFVEIIDYIKEESISLVVMGTHGRSGIEHILIGSVAEKVVRKSPCPVLTIRPKGKTFAMP encoded by the coding sequence ATGATAAAAAAGATTTTATGCCCTGTTGATTTCTCTGAGTTCACCAATGATATAATCATGTTTGCCGTTGAGATTGCAAAAAGATTCGATGCAGAATTGCATCTCCTCCATGTAATCCCCAATCTCAATTATTTTACGCCCTATGAGTCCTTTATGACCCCTGAGAATCTTGTGGCAATAGAGAGGAGCATAGAAAAAGAGATAGAGAAGGACTTTGAAAAGATTGCAAAAAAGATAGATATACCTTTTAAGAAGGTGATAAAGACAGGGGTTGCTTTTGTGGAGATCATCGATTATATAAAAGAGGAGTCCATATCCCTTGTTGTCATGGGGACGCACGGTAGAAGCGGAATTGAACATATCCTCATAGGAAGTGTAGCAGAGAAGGTGGTGAGGAAATCACCCTGTCCTGTCCTGACCATAAGACCCAAGGGCAAGACATTTGCCATGCCTTAA
- a CDS encoding NIL domain-containing protein, whose product MKKRIIIRFKKNMIDKPIVYKLAKDFNLVFNILRANVLPKADSIMVVELEGTDDDYERGIEYLVNSGCDIEPIEQDIKRDDERCVHCGVCTSVCAPSALYLNRETMKVEFDYERCVACELCVRVCPVKALNVYFDY is encoded by the coding sequence ATGAAAAAGAGGATAATCATAAGGTTTAAAAAGAATATGATCGATAAGCCCATAGTTTATAAGTTAGCAAAGGATTTTAATCTGGTGTTCAATATCTTAAGGGCAAATGTTTTACCTAAGGCAGATTCTATTATGGTAGTGGAATTAGAAGGCACAGATGATGATTATGAGAGAGGCATAGAATATCTTGTCAATTCAGGATGTGATATAGAGCCTATAGAACAGGATATAAAAAGGGATGATGAAAGGTGTGTCCACTGTGGTGTATGCACAAGTGTTTGCGCCCCATCTGCCCTGTATCTCAATCGTGAAACCATGAAGGTAGAATTTGATTATGAGAGATGTGTTGCCTGTGAACTTTGCGTTCGGGTCTGCCCTGTGAAGGCATTGAACGTATATTTTGATTATTGA
- a CDS encoding UPF0280 family protein: protein MYEERFYRGISRPDDLECFEVVCKETDLFCCTKGNLKSFIEERAISLRYKIENYIKQRPEFLESLSPIEYDRFAPDIVKEMIEASACIGVGPMACVAGAIAEFIGRDIEKHSDEFIIENGGDIFLKTNKYRNVLIYAQDSPFSERLGIRVSPHNRPYGICTSSGTVGHSLSLGKADAVCIVGESSLFCDGLATFIGNIVKKNEDISFAIEKAKTFKQIRGILIVMGDKLGAWGDIELVQPKTMKNVKARNL from the coding sequence ATGTATGAGGAGAGATTTTATAGAGGTATATCAAGGCCTGATGATCTGGAATGTTTTGAGGTCGTATGTAAGGAGACAGACCTTTTCTGTTGCACCAAAGGAAATCTAAAATCCTTTATAGAGGAAAGAGCCATATCACTGAGATATAAAATCGAGAACTATATAAAACAAAGACCTGAATTCCTTGAAAGCTTAAGCCCTATTGAATATGACAGGTTTGCTCCTGATATTGTCAAAGAGATGATAGAGGCATCTGCCTGTATCGGCGTAGGACCTATGGCATGCGTTGCCGGTGCCATAGCAGAATTTATAGGCAGGGATATAGAGAAGCATTCTGATGAGTTTATAATAGAGAATGGCGGTGATATATTTCTTAAGACAAATAAATATAGGAATGTGCTTATTTATGCCCAGGATTCGCCTTTTAGTGAAAGGCTTGGTATAAGGGTTTCACCCCACAACAGACCATACGGTATCTGCACGTCCTCAGGCACAGTGGGTCACTCTTTAAGCCTGGGTAAAGCTGATGCAGTATGTATTGTGGGAGAGTCATCCCTATTCTGCGATGGTCTTGCAACCTTTATAGGTAATATTGTAAAAAAAAATGAGGACATATCTTTTGCCATAGAAAAGGCAAAGACATTTAAGCAAATAAGGGGTATACTTATAGTTATGGGGGATAAATTGGGAGCCTGGGGTGATATAGAATTGGTTCAACCCAAAACAATGAAAAACGTAAAGGCGAGGAATCTATGA